One Planctomycetia bacterium genomic window, CTACCGTAGGCCGCCGAAAATGCACGCCTTGCCAAAATCCAGCCTGAAACTGCACAATCGCAGGGCAGCCGTTGCCAAGCGAGTGCGCCCGTGCCGCCAAAGTAGCTAGCTGACGTAATGCTGCACGTAAAGTCGCACACCTCATCAAGTGAAAACCATGCGAATTTTTCTGGCCGGCATCATGCAAGGCTCGCTGCGTGAAGCCGCGCTGCACGACCAGGACTACCGCGCACGATTGCGAAATCTGCTGATCGCACATTTGCCGGAAGCCGAGGTTTACGACCCCTTGGCCGATCACGGAGAGTCCCTGAATTACGACGACGGCGTCGGCCGCCAGGTCTTTCTGCGGCACAATCAAATGTGCGGCGAATGCGACGTCGTCGTCGCCTTCATTCCGGAAGCCTCGATGGGCACGGCGATCGAAATCTGGGAAGCGCACCGCGCCGGCCGCAAGGTCGTGGCCATTAGCCCGCTGGCCCACAACTGGGCGGTGAAGTTCTTGAGCGATGTGCTCTACGCGTCGCTAGCGGAATTCGAGGCGGACCTGATCTCCGGGCGCTTAACAGAGCGATTGCGGCAAGGCGATACGACATAGTCTCCTTTCGCTCCGCGAAAGGTCCGGAGCCTTTCGCGGAGCGAAAGGAGACTATGTGGGTTTACTCGTAGCGTAGCGCATCAATCGGATCCATCCGGCTCGCGCGGCGCGCGGGATAATAGCCGAAGAACATGCCGACGGCGGCGCTGAATACGAGCGCCACGACTGCCGCCGGCAGCGAGACGACAATCGGCCACTTCGAGCCGACGGTAATTGAATTGATCACCGTCATGATGCCGACCGATGCGGAGATGCCGAGCAAAATCCCCACAATGCCGCCGACGCTGGAGAGGAGCATCGCTTCGATCAGGAATTGGCGCAAGATGTCGCGCGAGCGCGCCCCCACGGCCAGGCGAATGCCAATCTCACGGGTGCGTTCCGTGACGGAAACCAGCATGATGTTCATGATGCCCACGCCGCCGACGAGCAGCGAGATGCCGGCGATCGCCGCGAGCAGCATCGTCATGACACCGGTGATGATGCCCATGATGTTGGCAATTTCGGCCGCGGTGCCGACCTCGAAATCGGCCGCCTCGCCGGGCGGAATCCGATGGCGCTCCATTAACAGGCTGTACGTCTCTTGCGCCGCGACGTCAATCAGCGCCGGAGACCGGGCGGGCGCCATCACCGCGTCGATGTTGCGGAAACTCGACCCTTGCAGCCGCATCCGCACCGTCGAATAGGGGCAGATTACAATGTTGTCCTGATCCTCACCGACCATGTTGGCGCCCTTCGACTCCAAGATGCCGATCACGGTGAAGGGGATGTTTTTGATCCGCACCGTCTCGCCGATCGGATTGGTCGTCTGGAACAATTTCGCCACGACGGTGTGACCGATGACGCAGACTTTGTTGGCCGACGTGATGTCGTTCTCGGTGAAGAATCCGCCGCGCGCCAACGACCAGTTGCGGACCGTGAGGTAGTTGACCCCAACACCCACCATCTCATTAGGCGACCAATTGGAGTTTCCGTAAATGATCTGCCCCTGGGCGCCGACGATCGGCGAGGCCGCCATCACGGCCGGACACTCGCGCTCCATTGCCAAGACGTCATCTGCAGTAAGCGTGACGACGAGTCCTTGCCTTGCGCCGCCTTGCCGCCCCGCGCTAGGAAAGACGACGAAGACATTCGTCCCCAGGCCCTGGATTTGATCCTGCACCAACTGCCCGGCGCTCTGGCCGATCGACACCATCGTCGTCACGGCGGCGATCCCAATCACCACGCCCAGCACCGTGAGCCCGGCCCGCAACTTATTCTTGCGGAGCGCTTTCGCGGCGATGCGGAGAGTGAGGAAGAGGTTCATGGGGAAGGAAGTAGGTGGAGTAGTTAGTAGGTGGAGAAGGTGAAGTAGTTAGGAGTTGCTTACGGGCCGGGCGGTTTTTCGCCGGTGACGAGAGCCTGGCCGTCTTTGATTTCGCCGGTGAGCAGTTCCGTGAATTCGTTGTCGGCGATGCCGACGGTGACTTCGATCGCTCGGAGTAGTTCGCCTTCCACGACCCAGACATGGCGGCGGTTGCGTTCGCGCCCGGCCTTGGCGCGCTCGTCGGCCGAACGCTGGGATTCGCTGGGGCCGTTTTCATTCCCCCTGCCGCTGGTCGGCCGGCAGGTGGCGGTTCCTTCGAGAATCTTTTTGTCATCCGGCCGCACTTGTTCGAGCTTCGGGTAGAACCGCAAGGCGGCATTCGGGATCCGCTGGATCTTCTCGCGCTTCTCGATCCGGAACGAGATGTTCGCCGTCATGCCCGGAAGGAGTTTCAATTCAGGATTCGGCGCCTCGACCACGACGGGATACGTCACCACGTTTTGCGTTGTGGTGGAGTTCAACCGAACTTGTGAAATCGTCCCGTGGAAGAGCTCCGTAGGATACGCGTAGACAGTGAACGTGACCGGTTCGCCGCGTAGTTGCGCGTCTTTGATGAGCCCCATGTCGGCCTCGTCGACGGAGGCCGTGACGAGCATCTTCTTTTCCATGTCCGGCGCGACAATGAACAACTCAGGCGTCTGGAACTGCGCCGCCAGCGTCTGGCCGGAGTCGATCTTCTTGTCGATGACAACTCCGTCGACGGGCGCAACGATTTCGGTGTATTTGAGATTCGTTTCCGAGTTCTTCAAGTTCGCTTTGGCTTGGATGACGGCCGCCTTGGCGGCTTCCAGTTGGGCCGCCAGCGTGCTTCTGGCGAACTTGAATTGATCCATTTCAGAGTCCGAAATGAAATCGCGATTTTCCGCCCTGAGGAGCTTGGATCGCTTCTCGTCATTGATCGCCTGTTGCAACAGCGCGGTCACCCTCACGACGTCGGCGTCGGCCGTGGCCAGCCGGGCTTTATCGCTGTCGTACGCGGCCTCATAAAGCCGCGGATCGATCAGCGCCATGATGTCTCCCTTTTTCACCTTCGAGTTGAAATCGACGTTCAACTGGATGATCGGCCCGGAGACGAACGTGCCAATGGTCACCTTCAGAACCGGCTGGATAGCGCCCGTCGAATTCACCACCTGGGTGATATCGCCGCGCGAGACGGTTTCTTCACGGAACTTCACGCCGTACTTCGTTTTCCAGTAGGCCTGCATCCGCGGCAGCGAGACGGCGCCCACGGCTCCGACGACCACCAACGCAATTGCCGCGATCACCCAACGCTTCATGGAGTCCCGCCTCTGTGCCGAATCGTGAGCCGCATGTCCGCCCGATTTAGCGGTAACCGGAACCATGCATGATAGTTAGCGTGCCAACCGCGGTCGAGCGCAACCGGCATAAGTCCCCAATGGGAGATACCACTTTGGGCCGCAATTTGTTTCGCTCCGCCGCGGCGTTTCTTGCGCTGGCGGCGCCCCATCCAAGCCCAGGGAAGGCCCTAAAAGTCTTTCCTATCGCCGACGACTTCGGCGGCCTTCCCTGGGCTTAGCGGCGCAACGCTCGTATCCATCCAGCCGAATCGACGCCGAATCCCTTTCGCGCCCCAGTCTTGCGACCGCGCCCTGCTTGCAGCTATACTCTCGGGTTCCGCTGAGCTGGCGTCCAAAGGGGGCGCAGGGGGTGGATTTACACATATCGAGCCAAAGACGGAGTGCGTCGTGGGTGTTAAGAAGTCAGGACGCGGGCGACGGAAGTTGGGACGCAAGAAACGTCGCATGCGATCGAAGATTCGCCACCGCAAGGGCTAGTGCGCCAGCGCTCTTTGGCGCCGCGGCCGGCCTCTGCCGGCGGCGCGGCGGAAATGGCCGGACCGCTCCCAGGCAGTGTCGCGCGCCGACGCGCGACCTTCCACCGCGCCGTGGCAAGCTGTCGCGTCAGGCGTCCGCGCGGACGTTACACTGGAACGTCACGTAGCTGGCTCAGGCCGATGAGCGGCAATGACTGAACTTCCGAGAGCGCATGCGCTGGGATCGCCATGAAGACCTTGAAAATCAAGTTCGCCCGCCGCCCCATGCTCGCCGGCCGTGATCGGCAAGGCGTGCCGCACGTGACCACCGATGGTTGGCGCGGCGCTTTGTACTCGCTGGGCTATCTGCACGCTTTGGACCGCCCCACGCAGATGCTGTTCGCCCGGGCCGTGGCCAGCGGCCGCGCGGCGGAGCGGATCGCCGATAAACCGGAGCTGCTGGAAACGGACCGGTTCTTCCGGCGCGTCGGGTTGCATCTCCACCTGCAGCGCGAAGTCGAGCAACTCGACGACGACACCTTCGCCGATATCGGCGCGTATTGCGAAGGGGTCAACGACGGTCTCAAGCAAATCGGGCGCTCGCTGCCGATGCTGGCGACCGGGTTCCAGAAAGAGCCTTGGGATCATCAGGCAGTCTTGCTGATCGGCAATCTGCTCTCCTACGGCGGCCTGGTGGTCACGCAGCAGCAGAACGAGCGGTTGCTGCTGGAGTTGATTCATGCCGGCGTGCCGCGCGACAAACTCCGCGAGACCTTCCGTCCCACGCTGGACGACGCCGACTTCGACCTGCTGTCCAAAATCAAAATCGCCAGCCGCCTCTCGGACGACGCGCTGGAATTGCTCACCGATTTGCCTCGCCTCGCCGGCAGCAACGCCTGGGCAGTGCGCCCGGAGCGGAGCGCCACGGGGCACGCCTTGCTGGCCGCCGACCCGCATCTGGAAGTGAATCGACTCCCGGCGATCTGGTACGAATGCGTATTGCGCTGGGGCGATCAATACGTGCTCGGGGCGACGTTGCCCGGCTGCCCATTGTTCGCCATCGCGCGGACTCCTCGGCTGGCCTGGGGCGTCACTTATTGGAAGGCCGACACGAGCGACTATTTCATCGAAGATTGCCGCCTCGGCCCGACCGGATGGCAATATCGCCGCGGCACAGAGTGGAAGAACTTTAGGTATCGCGAAGAAGTGGTGGTGCGCAAGGGCGTCGGCGGCGTGCCGATTCGCGTCTACCAGAACCCGATTGGCACGCTGGAATCCGACCCCGAAGCGCTTGGCCCCGGTTTGCATTTGCTCGAAGCCTGGACCGGTCACAGCGAGGGGACCGGCCGCTCGATGGCGGCCTGGCTGCAAATGGTCGGCTGCCAGAATACGCTCGCCGCGATGGAAGTCGCCCGCGGTTGCCCACAACCAACGTTGGCCTGGGTCTTTGCCGATCGCGAAGGTCACATCGGCAAGCAAGCCAACGGCTGGGTGCCCAA contains:
- a CDS encoding efflux RND transporter periplasmic adaptor subunit, with the translated sequence MKRWVIAAIALVVVGAVGAVSLPRMQAYWKTKYGVKFREETVSRGDITQVVNSTGAIQPVLKVTIGTFVSGPIIQLNVDFNSKVKKGDIMALIDPRLYEAAYDSDKARLATADADVVRVTALLQQAINDEKRSKLLRAENRDFISDSEMDQFKFARSTLAAQLEAAKAAVIQAKANLKNSETNLKYTEIVAPVDGVVIDKKIDSGQTLAAQFQTPELFIVAPDMEKKMLVTASVDEADMGLIKDAQLRGEPVTFTVYAYPTELFHGTISQVRLNSTTTQNVVTYPVVVEAPNPELKLLPGMTANISFRIEKREKIQRIPNAALRFYPKLEQVRPDDKKILEGTATCRPTSGRGNENGPSESQRSADERAKAGRERNRRHVWVVEGELLRAIEVTVGIADNEFTELLTGEIKDGQALVTGEKPPGP
- a CDS encoding ABC transporter permease — protein: MNLFLTLRIAAKALRKNKLRAGLTVLGVVIGIAAVTTMVSIGQSAGQLVQDQIQGLGTNVFVVFPSAGRQGGARQGLVVTLTADDVLAMERECPAVMAASPIVGAQGQIIYGNSNWSPNEMVGVGVNYLTVRNWSLARGGFFTENDITSANKVCVIGHTVVAKLFQTTNPIGETVRIKNIPFTVIGILESKGANMVGEDQDNIVICPYSTVRMRLQGSSFRNIDAVMAPARSPALIDVAAQETYSLLMERHRIPPGEAADFEVGTAAEIANIMGIITGVMTMLLAAIAGISLLVGGVGIMNIMLVSVTERTREIGIRLAVGARSRDILRQFLIEAMLLSSVGGIVGILLGISASVGIMTVINSITVGSKWPIVVSLPAAVVALVFSAAVGMFFGYYPARRASRMDPIDALRYE
- a CDS encoding penicillin acylase family protein, encoding MKTLKIKFARRPMLAGRDRQGVPHVTTDGWRGALYSLGYLHALDRPTQMLFARAVASGRAAERIADKPELLETDRFFRRVGLHLHLQREVEQLDDDTFADIGAYCEGVNDGLKQIGRSLPMLATGFQKEPWDHQAVLLIGNLLSYGGLVVTQQQNERLLLELIHAGVPRDKLRETFRPTLDDADFDLLSKIKIASRLSDDALELLTDLPRLAGSNAWAVRPERSATGHALLAADPHLEVNRLPAIWYECVLRWGDQYVLGATLPGCPLFAIARTPRLAWGVTYWKADTSDYFIEDCRLGPTGWQYRRGTEWKNFRYREEVVVRKGVGGVPIRVYQNPIGTLESDPEALGPGLHLLEAWTGHSEGTGRSMAAWLQMVGCQNTLAAMEVARGCPQPTLAWVFADREGHIGKQANGWVPKRGNGYSGLLPIPAWDEANHWQGWIEAEHLPREYDPPSGYVAAANENLDVLSGPKFSSHPLPSYRSRRIRERLEQLPQATLKDMQSLQYDVISLQARDLLPVLLPHIPDGDFKDRLAAWDCNYSPESVEPTLFTQLYRSVLLEIFGQDPGSGGIGWRRMLYLCSRAGFSMMVVTCLDRLLKEEHSVWWEGRDKGELIRRAAERVIVAREDDEPDEPWAVVNAFRFTNRFFEGNFVGHAFGFHTSELPMPGCHATPFQGHLLRSATRETTFAPSYHLVTDLGADDAWTNLPGGPSESRFSSWYKSDIPLWCEARYKRLSAFQEE